A stretch of DNA from Hydra vulgaris chromosome 03, alternate assembly HydraT2T_AEP:
aaaatactcatcttggccagatgttaaatgcacccggctactgtcttgtagaaggcctcctaggcaaagacttaaagggtaaacagattctatctgttgaccagcctcgcaccccttcttcatctattaggctggcgcagatgtatttttaatacattgtttccagtttaggatgttgaatgctggatcttcttgactaaATGCATgagttttgcttgtgtctctgtttttatgactaggcaactcattctattatctcctaatgagggtacagctctaaaactcagttttatggttctgaggccagctggtagtcagatttcccgaactctgtggtagctctcagagaggctgattccatcaacagctgaaaaatatcaaagtattaacagtgccatgttgcgcatggatggtgtccctgtttgtacttttggtgtgcattgcggaggccacatttggagccctttgttacggcttaggatTTATTAGTAGTAATGAGGCagttgcttgggctattaaacggTGTTCTGAGTATtatctatgctttgagtcaagttcttcaatctaatttaaaaatgaataaagtaccaaaaactataaaacacaaaaaaccatcatcatcaccaagttctctaaacctatcattcactaatattcgtggtcttcgaagtaacttttcttctgttaagTCTTatttcttgcaaagttcaccagacctacttgctctttgtgaggctaatttgagttcggttgtctcatcttgtgatcttagtgtagatgtttatctttctttaatttgtaaagactccaatagtcacatgcttggcctggacatttacattcataagaattcacccatttgtcgtgaaactaggttagACTGTTCTTTCATgcgcttttgtttagcaccacttcactctattgcctttctctttgttctatatcgctctccttcatctcaagactgcactctttttgacataatttctgatcatattgaccaagccctctctctttatccatcagctaatatagttgttgtcggtgactttaatgctcaccactctgaatggcttggctctagtgtcagtgattctgcaggcattaaagccaacaacttttgcctttctcaatccctaactcaaatagccaactttccaactcgctttccagacaactcgaatcatttaccttctctactctacttatgtcttgtttctgatcctagtcagtgctcagtttctccacattcactcttaggtgcttctgatcacagtttgatctctctaaaactaatatctcattcttctttatcaccTGAATCCCCCTATTATCGAACCTCTTACAACTACagtaaagctgactgggattctttccgtgattttcttcgtgatggcccttgggtagaaattttTCGTCTTCCTGTcaacaaatgtgcttcttacataacttcgtggattcaggctggcatggaatcttttattacCTCTCAACGAtaccaggtcaagcctcactctcctccatggttttcctcacactGTGCTGCTGcgattgccaatcgaaaccgttacttccatatttatcagcaaaacaattctccagaaaacaaacgcctgtttattactgctagaaacaattgtaaaaaggttttgtctaacgccaaaacccgctattctcaggtcatgaactCTCGTATCTCATCTCAAAagttaggctctcgtgacttctagagaatctttgataatatcaataataagggcaaatctttaattccacctctcttgtatggttcaggcttcgtcacctcacctaaagacaaagctgaattgtttgctaaaaacttttcatcaatatcatcttgattccagttgcgttctacctgatattgCCAACAAataggttgatccattgcttgacatgcGTATCACTCCAGcatctgtatctaaagtgatttcctgcctagactcttctacagcttgtggcccagacaacatacctgttattgtcttgcagaagtgttctctggagctgtcgtctatactctcaaaactattcaacaagtgcttatcagagtcatgttttccagcctgctggaaaacggcatctgttatccctatcttcaaaaattctggagagcgatctgattcgtctaactaccgtcccataaatcttcttcctatcataagcaaggtttttgaatctttaattaacaaacacttaatttctcatcttgaatctaaaaacttaatttctgaccatcaatatggatttcgatcttcttgttctacaactgatttgctaacagtaataactgacaggttttatcgtgcattagatgaaggtggagaggttaaggccatcgctcttgacatttcaaaagcttttgataaagtttggcatgcttgtcttctccataagctttcttcttatggtgtatccggcaacatctttaagatcattgaatccttcctttccaatcgtagcataaaagttgtcctcgatggacagcactcttcttcttattctgtaacttcaggggttcctcaaggttctttccttggccctatactctttataatttacattaacaatcttccagatattctcacatctaaggtggcattgtttgctgatgatactaccatttattcttatcGGGATAAGaaaccaacactctctgattgcttggagggggcatttgagcttgaaaaggatctcacttctgctacagcatggggctcacagtggctggtgaactttaactcagataaaactcaatttttttcagccaatcgttatcgcaataatttagatcttcctatatttatgaacggtgatgtacttgatgagtcacctactcttcatcttctaggattaactcttacttctaatctttcttggaaaccatatatcaaatcagttgcaaaattagcatctgctaaggttgcatctctttatcgagcgaAGTTGGATAACTTTTTGgagatttattattttgaacactTTCTTTGTCTGTGCTGCTGCTACTCAATAAAGCTTCTTTAGGTTTGAgctgtttatctttttttgcttttccttgagtcaataatttttatatttgatcaCATGTAGGCTTTTGTAGCATGGCTAATATAGGTCCAGAAAATTTGCAAAGCAATAACCAGCACCTCAACAACATTAGGAGGATACCTTTCTTTCAGATCTCCCTTCTGTATActgacaaatatttattttggtttGTGCCTATGGGTTTCTTGGGCAAAAACCTCTTGGTGCAAGAAATAGAGTTTAAGTGTGACATTTCATATTAttgggtttttaaaaaaagaaagcacaAGTACTTAGAACTCCATCATGCTATACAAGAAATAATCAACTTTCTGTCTTAATTCCAAGTTTATTTCCAGTCAATTAAATCAAACTATGGCTAAAAGTATAGATTAATTGTCTGTTTGTATTAATCAagtcataaatttttatagtcaTAAACATTTATGACTATAAACATTTATgtcatataattataaacataaatgtcATTGTTAAACCATcatcagttaaaaatatttattccttaGGTGTTCCAATATCAACAACTCTACCCAAATAaagtttgtataaatatttataaatattgtataccagaatgtaaataaatgttatgtttatatccatatatatctatattacatgtcatattttatgtatttgataaatagtaaatatatgcataaatttataatatataaattaatataaactttttaatagccTTGGCTAATAGCCATTTTTAATTAGCCCTGCTAAATCTGCTAAAGGCTGCCACCCCGGTTACTTACTAACTCAGTGCATTTctttatttaagtttacatttgcaataaaatattcCATATTTACTTCAATTGCTACCTTTTTGTGTCTACCAATAAATGGTGTGCAGGcaattaacaaactttctatGTTAAAATCTGAATTGATGTAGTAAAGTGTGAGACTCATGTACAAACCATTGTTTTAGCATGTCCAAAGATCTGTTGTAAAACTAAACAGGTTActaaaggaaaatttttttaaaactattacagCAATCCATCCTTTACCAATTTGTATAATATTGGAAGTTTTTGTCTTCTAAATGTTAATGCATACTTAACAGTCAATTTGTTGTTCATTTTGTCTATAAGTTACTGAGCTtattaattgttgtttttactCTTTATTTTAGATTTGGGTTCAAACTTTATTAGCTTTTTCCTGATTATATTCTGAACataatctgaaaataaatatgatttaagttgaaaccaacaaaaaaaatttcaacacaaatatattacaaataaatatatatgtataaacaacTTAGGTTTAAACAGTATTATCTAAATCTCACATCATATATCCACATCCTATTGGTTAACTAACTGGTAATcttacatttttcatttttagttgcTTTTCTATGTTTACTTAAATTAAGctgtgttattaaaaaaattggttcaaTTCAGTTTGTTtcatattcaaaataatttgactGATTAGGTTTAGTTCGATTTagttctttttgttcttttttcaaAGAACAATCGATTCATCTTGCTTAGACTAAGTAGACTTTCAAACTTGAgcattacatattaaatatggAAGATTCTTATGTGAGTTTGAAATATTCAGACAAGTGGTGAAAAAAACTATGGCAATTGAAACACAAAAAAGCTATGGCAATTGAAACACAAGAAAACAGCTCTTTAAAAACAGCTGTCAGagataaaagattatttatttctacTTAGATGCTTTAAGTGTGAGTTCAGGTGTGAGAACTCAATGAAAATATTGGTCTATGAGTTGGCATACTTCAtagaaaaatgataaaaaatgacattactACCAGATTACCTCACTATACGGGTAATAAGTCTATTGAATATTATTCAAagtagtgttctttagataaatttaaaaattatgaatagtTTTTGCAGCTTAAAATTATTCTTGAAATTTATGAATATTACattgatgaaataattttaaatttaactttattttcaaaaatgtttgcttaacttaaaatatatttctcaCTGGTACATAACACTCGCACATTATGCGTACTTTTTCACTCAAtagaaattaattatattaggaaaaatatatttctttatatcaAACTTCTAATCTTATAATGAAATAGtgtttatgttatatttgttgatttttaccaaatcctttaataaataaaaactaaccaTGACATGTCAACCAATCCTCCTTGACGAGCTATATCTTTTTTAACACGGTTAGCAAATTGAACAGCATCTTCTCCAGCctgaataaaaagtatttgtgtAACTAAGTAAAGTTGtcacaaaacatcacaaaaaaTGCCATACTGACTTAGGGACAGGGACGTTTGTACAAAATTTTTCTGTTACAATAATTCTCCTTCATATTCCTCAATTATTGTAAGTACTGAAGCCCTCGCCAATCCCTATTTGAGTATGTCACCATAAGTGacatattcaaataatttaaaaaaaaaaaacaaagaaaagattTCTAAGAGCagatattcataaaaataaaaaaagataacagaCAACTTGTcacaataactaaaaatattaagagaacttctcaatatattaaaattttttataatactttcaCGAcaagattaaaattatttttcaagatttaCATTTAGATAACTCTTAATTACAAAACAtgtttaatctatttttaaagtgtCATTATTACCAACAGAATACACTTAATTGagttaatgtattttaaattgagttAATGTGTATAGAAACTATTCTTgataaaatactaaaactttataACAATTAAACTATTTACAAGTTTTTCTGCCGCTGGTAAATACCAAACATCACATACAATTGCCCAACTTGTCACCATATTTACTATATACAGTAACATAGACTCTTTTGCAGAGTTCCAGAAAGGATTACCAAAAATTGCATCATActaaagtaaaaacataaaagcatttattcattaattataattatattaataagactaaaatagaataaaaaaatctgtACTTTAATTGCAACTGGATAAATAACACCGCCAACTTCAAAACTACCTTTCTTAAACATCATAACAGATGTGTTGTTAATGCAGGTTCCTAAAGTATAACTCTTTTTTACTTcctcaaattattaaaaaaaagaaaaaaatacctttaagaaacacaaaataatttaactattaGGAAACTAAATTAAAGAACTGACCTTCAGGAAATATAAGAATAGGGTTCTTTCGAGAATCCTCAACATGTTCTCGCAttctaaaacaataattaacTTAATCAATGCTATCTAACTCAGACagttgaaattataaaataatttttatgaagtaTACTGTACCAAACAATCAATTAGCATGGGAGAGTGGGTATCAACTTAATCTTCtgcctaatttttttctgatcagtaaaataataatgttttgatATAACTGTCCATTATAAATCAAAGGTAAAATGCCTCAGATTCAGCAGGTATGTGTAAAAAATCATGTTATGGGTAAGACACAATGATCCTACTAAAACTGTAACCTATGCACTTAATGcttaaacaaaactatttcttgtaaaacttgtaatttcatataaaacaattcagcactataactataaaaatattttacatgtaCAACAGTAATGTTGttttcataaaagtattttacatgTACAACAGTAAtgttgttttcataaaaatattttacatgtaCAACAGTAAtgttgttttcataaaaatattttacatgtaCAACAGTAAtgttgttttcataaaaatattttacatgtaCAACagtaatgttttcataaaaatattttacatgtaCAACAGTAAtgttgttttcataaaaatattttacgtgTACAACAGTAAtgttgttttcataaaaatattttacatgtaCAACAGTAAtgttgttttcataaaaatattttacatgtaCAACAGTAAtgttgttttcataaaaatgtaattgtgtattttatttttgaattgatatgaagaaaaatggaaaaactatttatttttttcttcaagttcactttagtatttatacttataaaaaaaagaaagaacctGCAATTATTTTGTCATGTTTTAAACTTGACAAAAACTTGagcaaaaagaaattttgttttacttctttttaaatgtgacaaatacttaaataattaaataacttattttcttataaataaagtttcttaGCTATTATGAAATCTTAAtgacttatttataaatatataatttcttgAAATTCTCTAAAGCATAACTTAGAGTGTACAACATCACAATTTATAGTGCAGGATAACATCATAATTTAAAGGTCACAATAACATTGCATTTTAGATTTCACAATGTGACAATTTAGAGTGGCAAAATAAACAAcagaaagatcaaaagtttcaatttaatactatattttaaactaactttttaaaactttcaaaccaaaagaaatttttttgttgaaatttataatCTGGAAAACATGATGATTTAAAGTGtcattattttaagttaatggaattttttattaagtttattagaaattttaggTAAAATGTTGTTGCCATGATAATGTAAAATAACTATATACAAGCCGAAATGGtctattgatttttgtttttgaaaaaatcaaattaaatcagAGAGGGGATGGTACATTTAAGTGTACCAtcccctaatttttttttaatttttatattgtatgaGTTAGtaaaattgtagaaaaataAAACGTAAACAAACAATTTGATTGATTGAAGTAAGtcaaactaatttttgaaagaaaaaaagttttttttataagttattgataataaaatcaTGGTGAAAAGTCATGAAATCTAGGAACCAATAAAATTGATCCTAAGACATTATAAAGATGGGAAAGGATATAAAATGTCTAATGGGaggatatataatttttgatttcttatttattttcttgaaacctgtactaaaatttttatataaaatttaaaagtatactAAATGAAGAAAATAGTAAACTTTGTTATATTCTgttattttagtaataatattcTCATTTCTTCAAAAATCTTAATGGACTAAAAACTTGATGGTGATGCCAACTCTCTCCTACTCAGTTTCtcttaattttagatttataaatatataaacacatatataccTATTTACAACTAAAAGTCTATCTTTTAACTCGCTGCGCTCAAAGAATATATGATCTTGTGCTTTTAGTAAAGATTTTTGAACTGTACCCATAATTCCAGATTGCATTTGACCTATCTAAAAATGGATTTTAAACCATAGTTACTAAAGTGATTTCACTAAACAGCAAATGTGATATCATTTGACAGCTGACAGATCTTACTTCAGTTGAGTTGACAGCATGGtctccaaaaaaaatatattttcaactcACTAATGCATAATTTCTGTCACAACCAAGTATAAAAGCATCTATCGGAGATGTATGATTAGCAACACAAATTCCACCTCCTTTTGCCATGTTTtctctgtaaaaaaaataagtgcacattatttttcttatacacatttgtattttttattcataactagttttttatacatatatggaCCTCAGAGCCAAGAGGTATGAAGTTCaccttttttaaaagtgatGTTTTGACTTCTTGCAATATGATTTTATGCATTATTTTCTGCACTGCTTAGTGTTATGCAATGTATGctcttatttttcttattttcaacataaaaattaatctttttaatatctttatgtacttacttgttaaaaatcaattatctaAACTTTTAAACAGCTGTActgaatattaataaaaacaggACTTAAGATTCTTTGGCATTGGCGTTCagatattattttcatttatattattattttttatatatatttctaaaatattattatcatcatcaagaacaatatttttataaaacaatttaaaagaaaataacaaatatacaaatttttcaataacaactaaaaaataattgtttttttaaaactaagattaaaattaaattaaaaaaaaaaaaaattacataaaaaaaagtaataaaattaccTATTATGAAAGTTAACCACAATTGAAAGTCCTCTAGAAATGATACGAAAAGATAAAAGTGTGACCCATTTACACAGCCAAAACCGAAGGCTAAAAAGTAAGCGCTTTTATCATAATGTTCAtagtttaaattgaaaaacactAAAGTTATCTTTACCTACTTTAGATTGGGTATAAGAGGAAGAATTGACATTGATGccaataaaaaaccaaaaccaATGGTCAAAATAGTTACTCTGAAAGAAAAAGTCtacactaaaaattaaataaaaatctacactaaaaattaaataaagacaaagcaaaattcatataaagaaaaaaaagataaaaagaaaaaaaaatcatacctCACTGGTAAAAAGATTAGGTACCTAACTAAAAAACCCAACACCCATATCATTGTTAGacgaaagctaaaaaaaatgcaacctgTTGTGATGTAAATAAACGATAACATAATTTatccatttttaataaataataaataaaaaatttttttaaataattgaaaaaatagttacttCCTATTGTCTACAATTTAtgctatttataattatttttaatggatataacttatgtaaatttctattataatgaatctttaaaaataaatcagatttaaaaagtttctaccctaaattattactaaataacTGCATAGTAAATTATCACTAAATAAAGTTGCATACTGCATAATAGTctattttcaaagttaaaaataagctAAACTGTATCTTCTGTTTAATgctaattttctaatttatgaaataatctGGAAAATTTTCTAAGCTCTCACTTCTGGAAATTATGTTGACATTGTCATGGAAAATTGAAACGCCTGTGATTtcatttctaaacaaaaagtacaaaacttactttttttatgattgtataaCTTAAAAGTAAcataatataaagataatatataaatcagccctcagaattaggaaaaatgaggtcagcaataatttgtCAACCTTAATCTGTTAGAGCTCGGCATCGGGTTGGCAAAAAAGATTTGTTACAAAAgctttaccataaaacatagaaatcaGGTCAGTGATTCTTTGCTGACCTCCTTGCTGACCTCCGGAATTGTGTTTGAATGCCAAACACAATTCCGAGGACTGATATAAAATAGGGGTAgtcaaaaaaagcaaattttcaAATCTGGAAAACCATACCTCTAAATATGGggaaaatatataagaaataaaccTCAAAAAGTTTGAGCACTATCGGATcacttttgattatttatttcataaatatatacatagtttTCTGTCATTTTCCCCCTAAATTATTAGCTTGAGAGGTGGTCAAAAGTGATTCAATAGTGTTCAAACTTTTTGAggctaattttttatatatttgcccCAAAATTAGAGGGTATGGctttttaaattagaaagtttttttttttttttttggtaagacctttgtaataaatttttttttgataacctgatgccgacctctaaaaaattgaagtcggcaaattattgccaacctcatttttcctaattctgagagtactatatatataatataaatagtatatttatatatttataattatacacatttataaatagtgtgtatatatatatatatatatatatatatatatatatatatatatatatatatatatacacatatataatctttataagtTATATTCTTGTTATGTAAAATGTTGTTATgtacataaatattataaacaatatatttataatatataagttgattttgataaaaaaaagcaatgtataactatttttaaaatatattttgatatgttAATATATTACCAAAATTTTGCGGACCTATTGTGGCCAGGGTCATCGGGTAATgaaaaaaacgttacaaaataagataaaacaaaaaattaaaagccttaaaatgtaaaaaccaataaaataatatgataGTGACCTTTGTtaaaattctgttaaaattGGTCCCCAACTTTATGT
This window harbors:
- the LOC100209188 gene encoding glycerol-3-phosphate acyltransferase 3 isoform X2, producing the protein MELITFFFLVYYYLIFIIILFIIPASFNISLGFRNLYINSLLKVFEYGRKKQTAKNILNEAASGIIDHESDHDLEAPRSPVPSNVSYETLSRNFQLADICEFLKSGIEHIIEDEVTKRFDAAELPSWNLLSRTNINYTSVQFISFRLTMIWVLGFLVRYLIFLPVRVTILTIGFGFLLASMSILPLIPNLNLRFWLCKWVTLLSFRIISRGLSIVVNFHNRENMAKGGGICVANHTSPIDAFILGCDRNYALIGQMQSGIMGTVQKSLLKAQDHIFFERSELKDRLLVVNRMREHVEDSRKNPILIFPEGTCINNTSVMMFKKGSFEVGGVIYPVAIKYDAIFGNPFWNSAKESMLLYIVNMVTSWAIVCDVWYLPAAEKLAGEDAVQFANRVKKDIARQGGLVDMSWDGGLKREAVPPKFLQEQQKILANKIN